The Pseudanabaena yagii GIHE-NHR1 genome segment AACTAATCAAGATATCGCTGTTCAACTAGCAATCAGTAAACGAACTGTCGATAATCACATCAGCAATATTTTAACTAAAACTAAAACTGATAATCGAGTTGCCCTAGTACGCTGGGCTTTGCAATGGGGAAAAGTCTGCATTGATGAAGTTAACTGTTGCATCATTGACACGACCACAACCCCAATTAACAACGTTCTCAATACACAGGAATTAGAAAGTGCCTAGTGGGGAGCTATCGATTAATCGCAGCAAAATAACTTACAATCCCGATATTGCTTTAGCTATGTATCGGGAGTTAGCTTCACATATTGAACAAATTGATGATGTGGATGTGGAATTATTTTGGCAAGAAAGCACTGAGTTTAGCTATTTAGGTAGTCAAATTGGTGGACTCTGGCTCAGCCGTCCCCAAAACATACCAGTTCGATCGCAAGTTTTAATCGAAAATATCTTAAATCACTACGGAACTTGGACTTCTGAAACTAAAGAATAAAAAATTTGATCCTGCAAATTTTTTATTCAACTAACTTTTATGAAAAAACGCATATTTACCGACTTTGATGGTCCAATCATGGATGTATCAGAGCGCTATTATCAAGTTTATTTATATTGTTTAGGGAAGATAGGTCAGCCTGAGCAAATAGTTAAAACTCTATCTAAATCTGAATTTTGGGAATTAAAGCGATCGCAAGTTCCTGAAAAAGATATTGCTAATCTTTCAGGTTTTACTGATGAGAAGCAACAAGTTGCCTTTGCCCATTTACGTCGTGCGACTGTGCATACCGATCCCTATTTCGCCTATGATCGTTTGCTTGAAAATGCGATTCCTGCTCTAGAAAAAGCTCAAAAAGCTGGATACGATCTTGCTGTCATGACCATGCGTCGTCGCCGAGAACTTGAGCCAGTTCTCGATCAATATAATTTGAGACGTTTTTTTCCTGGCAATCGCATATTTTGTCTTGATGATGACTATGTAAAGACTGTCGATACTCAAGACAAACCCAAATTAATGAAAATTGCTCAAGCTACTTTACCCAATGTGGATCAGCAATGGATGATTGGTGATACTGAAGCTGATAT includes the following:
- the pedR gene encoding photosynthetic electron transport-dependent transcriptional regulator PedR gives rise to the protein MTNPAEPTPTTLTPQSIALSERELQVIELVAAGLTNQDIAVQLAISKRTVDNHISNILTKTKTDNRVALVRWALQWGKVCIDEVNCCIIDTTTTPINNVLNTQELESA
- a CDS encoding HAD family hydrolase is translated as MKKRIFTDFDGPIMDVSERYYQVYLYCLGKIGQPEQIVKTLSKSEFWELKRSQVPEKDIANLSGFTDEKQQVAFAHLRRATVHTDPYFAYDRLLENAIPALEKAQKAGYDLAVMTMRRRRELEPVLDQYNLRRFFPGNRIFCLDDDYVKTVDTQDKPKLMKIAQATLPNVDQQWMIGDTEADIFAAQSHNIPAIAVLSGIRNQTQLEKYQPQEILTNLTAAIDKILGC